From the genome of Methanobrevibacter sp., one region includes:
- the hdrC gene encoding ferredoxin:CoB-CoM heterodisulfide reductase subunit HdrC: MQKITDSPIDFAEHIIEDVKNSKEEGVLKCVQCGMCTSTCPAAQHSDYNPRDIIERVLDGDISILEDDSIWNCFYCYTCHSVCPVGNSVCEVNQILKQFAIENEMGYDKLYEYMGFADSYFTAAIGAIPEIFFKDIKRDVPGWWEFRLHLDEIRDELDLDPPLMPSKEVIDEVSKILTITGFKDKIEKIRATQG, from the coding sequence ATGCAGAAAATTACTGACTCACCCATTGATTTTGCCGAACACATCATTGAAGATGTTAAAAATTCAAAGGAGGAAGGTGTTTTAAAATGTGTTCAATGCGGGATGTGCACTTCTACCTGTCCTGCAGCTCAACATTCAGATTATAATCCTCGCGATATTATTGAAAGAGTTTTGGATGGTGATATTTCAATTTTAGAAGATGATTCTATCTGGAACTGTTTTTATTGTTATACATGCCATAGCGTATGTCCTGTTGGAAACAGCGTATGTGAAGTAAACCAGATATTAAAGCAGTTTGCTATTGAAAATGAAATGGGCTACGATAAGCTTTATGAGTATATGGGTTTTGCCGATTCATATTTTACAGCGGCAATCGGTGCAATTCCCGAAATATTTTTTAAGGATATTAAACGTGATGTTCCTGGATGGTGGGAGTTCAGATTACATTTGGATGAAATAAGAGATGAACTGGATTTGGACCCTCCATTAATGCCCTCAAAGGAAGTTATTGATGAAGTAAGTAAAATTTTAACAATAACAGGATTTAAAGATAAAATAGAAAAAATAAGAGCAACACAAGGTTGA
- the hdrA gene encoding ferredoxin:CoB-CoM heterodisulfide reductase subunit HdrA — translation MKDDLKVGVFLCECGGNISDTIDLEKVKESLDVEFIGQFVNLCSLNGRKLIRDAIFDHGLDRIVIAACSPISHEKTFQDYIKPLNPYLMDMANIREQCSWVHSDKDRATHKAITLINASIEKIKQSDAVDPIYCQTPKEVAVIGGGIAGMNAALSLAKQGTKVTLIEQSPSIGGQMAKIGKVFSPVKIAEECGMCLLNPILNELVWNENIEVLTNTKVIEAERRGGTYNLILEKSPRYVDVEKCIGCGKCAEVCEIEVPDDWNDNLSMRKAIYRPFGQSYPEAYVIDMDNCSKCGDCFRQCNMKAIRLKSKSERIPLQVGSIIVATGHQLFDMDKRPEYGYNRYDDVITQSELGRITGVNGPTKGKLLKANGEVPKRVVMIQCVGSRDEKPDGHRYCSKICCTVALKNANIIKHKYPDTDVLICYTDIRTPGMFEKYYKHTQENEVRFLRGRPGEVVKKGDNFIVRTEDTIKGEFVEIEADMVVLSTAMEPSQGTKEIAEILNVGTTEDGFIKESHPKIKPVATDVQGIFVCGTAHDPKDITDSIMQGIAAASKVSEYNYGGVEIEPFIAEIDREKCILCGECVKRCNYKSMNIQDDEVYINPMSCNGCGKCLIGCNQRAITINGNIDEKITSTIKGVLSKKREGQRMILVFLDNIGYTAADNIGVNRLSYPDSIHIIKVISVNRVRPRHIQYALENGADGLFIGEFPGDLMYGEVERKIQNVKDRIAELGENPERITFSKVYIPYYSGLARKFIEFDKKIAELDEAK, via the coding sequence ATGAAGGACGATTTAAAAGTTGGCGTGTTTTTATGTGAATGTGGTGGAAATATTTCAGATACTATTGATTTGGAAAAAGTAAAAGAATCACTTGATGTTGAATTCATCGGGCAGTTTGTAAATTTATGTTCCCTTAATGGACGTAAATTAATCCGTGATGCAATTTTTGACCATGGTCTTGACCGTATTGTAATTGCGGCATGTTCACCGATAAGTCATGAAAAAACATTTCAGGATTACATCAAACCTTTGAATCCCTATTTAATGGACATGGCAAATATCAGAGAGCAGTGCTCATGGGTACACTCAGATAAAGACAGAGCAACCCATAAGGCCATTACTTTAATCAACGCTTCAATCGAAAAGATAAAACAGTCCGATGCAGTTGATCCTATCTATTGTCAGACTCCAAAGGAAGTTGCAGTTATTGGTGGTGGAATAGCCGGAATGAATGCTGCACTGTCCCTTGCAAAACAGGGAACTAAAGTTACTTTAATTGAACAGTCCCCTTCAATTGGAGGGCAGATGGCCAAAATAGGTAAGGTGTTCTCACCTGTCAAAATAGCTGAAGAGTGCGGAATGTGTCTTTTAAATCCGATTTTAAATGAACTTGTTTGGAATGAAAATATTGAGGTTTTAACCAACACCAAAGTCATTGAAGCTGAAAGGCGCGGAGGAACCTATAATTTAATTTTAGAAAAGTCTCCAAGATATGTTGATGTGGAAAAATGTATTGGATGCGGCAAATGTGCTGAAGTCTGTGAAATTGAAGTTCCGGATGACTGGAATGATAATCTCTCAATGAGAAAAGCTATCTACAGGCCATTTGGCCAGTCCTATCCTGAAGCTTATGTAATTGATATGGATAACTGCTCCAAATGCGGGGATTGTTTTAGACAGTGTAATATGAAAGCCATCAGGCTTAAAAGCAAATCTGAAAGAATTCCTCTTCAGGTCGGTTCAATAATTGTAGCAACCGGCCATCAACTGTTCGATATGGATAAAAGACCGGAGTATGGATACAATCGTTATGATGATGTAATAACACAGTCGGAACTGGGCCGTATTACTGGTGTTAATGGGCCGACTAAAGGAAAGCTTTTAAAAGCTAACGGTGAGGTTCCAAAACGTGTTGTAATGATTCAGTGTGTCGGCTCAAGAGACGAAAAGCCTGACGGTCACAGGTACTGTTCGAAAATATGCTGTACAGTAGCTTTAAAAAACGCCAATATCATTAAACATAAATACCCTGATACTGATGTTTTAATTTGTTATACTGATATCAGAACTCCTGGAATGTTTGAAAAGTATTATAAGCACACTCAGGAAAATGAAGTTCGTTTCCTCAGAGGCCGTCCTGGTGAAGTGGTTAAAAAAGGAGACAATTTTATTGTAAGAACTGAAGATACAATCAAAGGTGAATTTGTTGAAATTGAGGCTGATATGGTTGTGCTTTCAACAGCAATGGAACCGTCACAGGGCACTAAGGAAATTGCAGAGATTTTAAATGTAGGCACTACTGAAGACGGATTTATCAAAGAATCCCATCCAAAAATCAAGCCTGTTGCAACTGACGTTCAGGGAATATTTGTATGCGGCACTGCACATGATCCAAAAGACATTACAGATTCGATCATGCAGGGAATAGCTGCCGCTTCTAAAGTCAGCGAATACAATTATGGCGGAGTGGAAATTGAGCCGTTTATTGCAGAAATTGACCGTGAAAAATGTATACTTTGCGGTGAATGTGTAAAGAGATGCAATTATAAATCTATGAATATACAGGATGATGAGGTCTACATTAACCCGATGAGCTGTAACGGTTGCGGTAAATGTCTTATTGGATGTAATCAGAGAGCCATTACAATCAACGGTAATATTGATGAGAAAATCACATCAACCATTAAAGGAGTTTTGTCTAAAAAACGTGAAGGCCAGCGTATGATACTGGTATTTTTGGACAATATCGGTTATACTGCTGCTGATAATATTGGTGTAAACAGATTGTCTTATCCTGATTCAATTCATATCATTAAAGTAATTTCCGTAAACCGTGTGCGTCCAAGACATATTCAGTATGCACTTGAAAATGGTGCTGACGGATTATTCATCGGAGAGTTTCCTGGAGACTTGATGTATGGTGAAGTGGAACGTAAAATTCAGAATGTTAAGGACAGAATCGCCGAGTTAGGTGAAAATCCTGAAAGAATTACATTTTCAAAAGTTTACATTCCATACTACTCAGGACTTGCCCGCAAGTTTATAGAATTTGATAAAAAAATAGCAGAATTAGATGAAGCTAAATAG
- a CDS encoding thymidylate kinase: protein MNKFIVIDGLDGSGKDTQVRLLAEMYEKQGRDVVVRSHPCSDNRFGRKSKKALLKRGKFNHFLATVYYGLDAVRSVVKYSHSDDVDVLIFSRYILAVMYLPDAINTIIYKIVAFVLPTSDCMFFLDITPEESLRRINSRSEDIEMFENIESLKKNRLRSQKFTYNWTVVPADGSAEEISEKIKEKCLESDKALN from the coding sequence ATGAATAAATTTATTGTCATTGACGGGTTGGACGGATCAGGTAAGGATACGCAGGTTAGGCTACTGGCTGAAATGTATGAAAAACAGGGCCGTGATGTGGTTGTCAGGTCCCATCCCTGCAGTGATAACCGATTTGGCCGAAAATCGAAAAAGGCACTATTAAAAAGAGGCAAGTTCAACCATTTTCTTGCAACAGTTTATTATGGCCTTGATGCGGTCAGGTCAGTTGTAAAATATAGTCATAGCGATGATGTTGACGTGCTGATTTTTTCAAGATACATTTTGGCTGTAATGTATCTTCCGGATGCAATAAATACAATAATATATAAAATCGTGGCATTCGTTCTTCCAACATCCGACTGCATGTTCTTTTTAGATATCACTCCTGAAGAATCTCTCAGAAGAATTAATAGCCGCAGCGAAGATATTGAAATGTTTGAAAATATTGAATCCCTTAAAAAAAACCGTTTAAGGTCACAGAAATTCACTTACAATTGGACTGTTGTGCCGGCTGACGGGTCAGCTGAAGAAATCTCTGAGAAAATAAAGGAAAAATGTCTTGAAAGCGATAAAGCGTTAAATTAA
- the cofH gene encoding 5-amino-6-(D-ribitylamino)uracil--L-tyrosine 4-hydroxyphenyl transferase CofH, which translates to MFDKLPISSKTDKILTKSLDEPISVEEANYLMNTNGTDFYPLLATANHLRREIVGDNVTFINNCNINFTNICTVRCGFCAFGRDADDPDAYILDDEAILRKAQGAVEKGAHEFCLMGGVLPDADIEYYEHLIHILKDEYPKVMVHGFSPTMISDACMVSGIDIAEGCERLRDAGLDTLPGTAAEILTDRSREIICPEKVSVAEWIDIVKTAHEVGIPGSATIMYGHVETIEERVEHIDIIRKIQEETHGFTEFIPMTFMHEYSPIFLEGQSNFGATGTQDLKLYAVSRLMLRDLIPNIQVSWVKMGYRFAQVSLTAGANDLGGTLGGDELSEASGAPDGVEASIDSLSRLVTDLNRNPIERNSKYTEFYPIQ; encoded by the coding sequence ATGTTTGATAAATTACCAATTTCTTCTAAAACAGATAAGATTTTAACTAAATCTCTTGATGAACCAATCAGTGTTGAGGAAGCAAATTACCTGATGAACACTAACGGCACTGATTTTTATCCGCTGCTTGCAACAGCAAATCATTTAAGGCGCGAAATCGTTGGGGATAATGTAACATTCATTAATAACTGTAATATCAATTTTACAAATATATGTACTGTAAGGTGCGGTTTTTGTGCATTTGGAAGGGATGCAGATGATCCTGACGCATATATCCTTGATGATGAGGCGATACTTAGGAAAGCTCAGGGAGCTGTTGAAAAGGGAGCTCATGAGTTCTGTCTGATGGGAGGGGTGCTTCCCGATGCAGATATTGAATACTACGAGCATCTGATTCACATATTAAAAGACGAATATCCTAAGGTTATGGTTCACGGATTTTCACCAACCATGATTAGCGATGCCTGCATGGTGTCCGGAATAGATATTGCTGAAGGATGTGAGAGACTGCGTGATGCAGGTCTTGACACACTGCCAGGCACTGCTGCTGAAATCTTAACCGACCGCTCAAGAGAAATTATTTGTCCTGAAAAAGTAAGTGTTGCAGAATGGATAGACATTGTTAAAACAGCTCATGAAGTGGGCATTCCTGGTTCTGCAACAATCATGTATGGTCATGTCGAAACTATAGAAGAAAGGGTAGAACACATCGACATCATTAGAAAAATACAGGAAGAAACACATGGATTTACAGAATTTATCCCAATGACATTTATGCATGAGTATTCGCCAATCTTTTTAGAGGGACAATCAAACTTTGGAGCTACCGGAACACAGGATTTAAAATTATATGCCGTTTCAAGATTGATGCTTAGAGATTTAATCCCGAATATCCAGGTATCATGGGTAAAGATGGGTTATAGATTTGCTCAGGTATCCTTAACTGCCGGTGCTAATGACCTTGGAGGAACATTGGGTGGCGATGAATTGTCAGAAGCCTCAGGTGCACCTGATGGGGTTGAAGCATCAATTGATTCTCTAAGCAGACTTGTTACAGATTTAAACAGAAATCCGATTGAGAGGAATTCCAAGTACACTGAGTTTTATCCTATTCAGTAA
- the comA gene encoding phosphosulfolactate synthase, which produces MKSFEFLSVNRKEKPRTSGLTMVLDKGLGLETATSLMDISGEHVDYVKFGWGTSIVHEQDIIKSKVEMYKAHDVIPYTGGTLFELAYTKGKLEEFFAEAHYLGFPCIEISDGTVFIPHEDKLDCIRKAKEAGFEVVSEVGKKDPVLDDELTIDERIKYMKDELEAGSSLVIVESREGGKNIGIFDKDGDAKEDEIDVILNSIDGDKILWEAPNKNQQVFFILKLGNTVNLGNISSDEITSLETLRRGLRGDTFGKI; this is translated from the coding sequence TTGAAATCTTTTGAATTTTTATCTGTAAATAGGAAAGAAAAACCAAGAACTTCTGGTTTAACTATGGTTCTAGACAAAGGATTAGGTCTTGAAACTGCAACTAGTCTTATGGATATATCTGGCGAGCATGTGGATTATGTTAAATTCGGATGGGGAACATCAATTGTTCATGAGCAGGATATAATTAAATCAAAAGTTGAAATGTATAAGGCTCATGATGTAATTCCATATACTGGAGGAACATTATTCGAACTTGCATACACAAAAGGAAAGCTTGAAGAATTCTTCGCCGAAGCCCATTATTTGGGATTTCCATGTATTGAAATATCTGACGGAACAGTTTTCATTCCTCATGAAGATAAGTTGGACTGTATCAGAAAAGCAAAGGAAGCAGGTTTTGAAGTGGTATCTGAAGTTGGAAAGAAAGACCCTGTATTAGATGATGAATTAACTATTGATGAACGTATAAAATATATGAAAGATGAACTTGAAGCAGGTTCATCACTGGTCATTGTCGAGTCTCGTGAAGGCGGAAAGAATATTGGAATATTCGATAAAGACGGTGATGCAAAAGAAGATGAGATTGATGTTATTTTAAACAGCATCGATGGTGATAAAATCCTTTGGGAAGCTCCAAATAAGAATCAGCAGGTATTTTTCATTTTAAAACTTGGAAATACAGTTAACTTGGGAAATATTTCCAGTGATGAAATCACATCTCTTGAAACTTTAAGAAGAGGTTTGAGAGGAGACACTTTTGGAAAAATATAG
- the comD gene encoding sulfopyruvate decarboxylase subunit alpha — translation MDSNEAIFNGLKDAGIDFIVSVPCVNLSKLLNMIDEDGEITHVPVTREEEGIGICAGAYLGGMKPAILMQNSGLGNSINGLKSLTELYEFPLLMIMSHRGTEGENICGQVPMGESTPLLLKAMDYKFFKPAHPEGAYEDVKEAWDLSKEEGKPVSVLLEIKYW, via the coding sequence ATGGATAGTAACGAAGCTATATTTAACGGACTTAAAGATGCTGGAATTGACTTTATCGTAAGCGTTCCATGCGTTAACCTATCAAAATTATTAAACATGATTGATGAAGATGGCGAAATTACACACGTTCCAGTTACCCGTGAGGAAGAAGGAATAGGAATATGTGCCGGAGCTTACCTTGGAGGCATGAAACCGGCTATTTTAATGCAAAATTCAGGACTTGGAAATTCAATCAATGGACTGAAATCCCTAACTGAACTATATGAATTCCCTCTGCTTATGATAATGAGCCATAGAGGAACCGAAGGGGAAAATATCTGCGGGCAAGTTCCCATGGGCGAGTCAACACCGCTGCTTTTAAAAGCCATGGACTACAAGTTCTTCAAGCCTGCACACCCCGAAGGAGCATATGAAGATGTAAAGGAAGCATGGGATTTGTCAAAAGAGGAAGGAAAACCTGTTAGTGTATTATTGGAAATTAAATATTGGTGA
- the hdrB gene encoding ferredoxin:CoB-CoM heterodisulfide reductase subunit HdrB: protein MKKIPDSDILLFRSCLVSVEYPGVEASTKFVFDKLGIDYGISEKQTCCTGLGHYSDVFNQIDTTAIGVRNFKIAKELNRKNLVMICATCYAINKKSVKLLNNKDELRNHINQLFEDNGLSHLKYEKDDLKPTENIFHVVDILYGKKDQIRDHIKYDLSDYTIATHHGCHYCKVHYEDTIGGVRDPNILDELVEACGCKTIGWYDYKRATCGTGFRQRYSNPELSFTATADKMNAIEDEDVDILVHLCPNCHIQFDRYQHLISKREGRNFKAIHLNIAQFIALAMGGDFDKVIGVKAHTVPIDSVIKQLKEVDK from the coding sequence ATGAAAAAGATTCCTGATAGTGATATTCTTTTATTTAGAAGTTGCCTTGTCAGTGTAGAGTATCCCGGTGTTGAAGCATCAACAAAGTTTGTATTTGATAAGCTTGGAATAGATTATGGGATTTCTGAAAAACAGACCTGCTGTACCGGACTTGGACATTATTCTGATGTATTTAATCAAATTGATACAACTGCAATTGGAGTGCGTAATTTTAAAATAGCCAAGGAACTGAACCGTAAAAACCTGGTTATGATTTGCGCAACATGCTATGCAATCAATAAAAAATCAGTGAAATTACTTAATAATAAGGATGAGCTGAGAAATCACATTAACCAACTGTTTGAAGACAACGGATTATCTCACCTTAAATATGAAAAAGATGATTTAAAACCTACCGAAAACATTTTCCATGTTGTTGATATTTTATATGGTAAAAAAGACCAGATAAGAGACCATATCAAATATGATTTAAGCGATTATACAATAGCAACCCACCATGGTTGCCATTATTGCAAAGTGCATTATGAAGACACTATCGGCGGCGTTAGAGACCCAAATATTCTTGATGAGCTGGTTGAAGCCTGCGGATGCAAAACAATAGGATGGTATGATTACAAGCGGGCAACATGTGGAACCGGTTTTAGACAAAGATACTCAAATCCTGAATTGTCATTTACAGCAACAGCTGATAAGATGAATGCAATTGAAGATGAAGATGTGGATATTTTAGTTCACTTATGTCCGAATTGCCATATTCAGTTTGACAGATATCAGCATTTAATAAGCAAAAGGGAAGGCAGAAATTTCAAGGCTATACATCTAAACATAGCACAGTTTATTGCCCTTGCCATGGGCGGCGACTTTGATAAAGTTATTGGTGTAAAAGCTCATACAGTACCAATCGATTCTGTAATCAAACAATTGAAGGAGGTCGACAAATGA
- the comE gene encoding sulfopyruvate decarboxylase subunit beta — protein MARREAIEEIMKYIDDELVICNIGFPSRELYDIKDRQKNFYMIGSMGLASSIGLGLALAKPNEDIVVIDGDGALLMNMGSMVTVFANNPKNLTWIVIDNGAYGSTGNQDTYAQKLDLVDVARGVGFKNSHNFKDINLKEFIRSDDASFIVYTTDSGNSNAAIIDLTPIEIKNRFMNSI, from the coding sequence ATGGCAAGAAGAGAAGCTATTGAAGAGATAATGAAATATATTGACGATGAACTGGTCATATGCAACATCGGATTTCCATCAAGGGAACTGTATGATATTAAAGACAGACAAAAAAACTTTTACATGATCGGGTCAATGGGTCTTGCATCATCTATCGGTCTTGGCCTTGCATTAGCAAAACCTAACGAAGACATTGTTGTGATTGACGGAGACGGTGCCCTTTTAATGAACATGGGATCAATGGTAACAGTATTTGCAAACAATCCCAAAAATCTAACATGGATTGTAATTGACAACGGAGCTTACGGCTCAACTGGCAATCAGGACACCTACGCACAAAAACTTGATCTGGTTGATGTTGCAAGAGGCGTTGGATTTAAAAACAGCCATAACTTCAAAGATATTAATCTAAAAGAGTTCATCAGAAGTGATGATGCAAGTTTTATAGTATACACAACAGACAGCGGAAACTCAAATGCAGCGATAATCGACTTAACTCCGATTGAGATTAAAAACAGGTTTATGAATTCCATTTAA
- a CDS encoding MarR family transcriptional regulator, giving the protein MENIEIYELLGYVKISPYRTNTLKIISDDLKMPSEIAKELNVKTSQVSSALHDLKEKDLVICVNEEVRKGRLYKCTDLGKEIIKKL; this is encoded by the coding sequence ATGGAAAATATAGAAATTTATGAGCTCCTAGGTTATGTTAAAATATCCCCCTACAGAACCAATACCTTAAAGATAATTAGTGATGATTTAAAAATGCCTTCCGAAATAGCAAAAGAACTTAATGTAAAAACCAGCCAGGTATCATCAGCACTTCACGATTTAAAAGAAAAAGATTTAGTAATCTGTGTAAATGAGGAAGTAAGGAAAGGAAGGCTCTACAAATGCACAGATTTGGGAAAGGAAATCATAAAAAAATTATAG
- a CDS encoding UPF0058 family protein, with translation MYKDEMIQLHQFFVYVLKYLAEDDQITNDCSEYISLKISPHHIHKTKAEHKHAIFVLCKIIAQLMADKDNTSIPDNVRNSLSDLVERSEAELGAK, from the coding sequence TTGTATAAAGACGAAATGATTCAATTACATCAATTTTTTGTTTATGTTTTAAAATACTTAGCTGAAGATGACCAAATTACAAATGATTGCAGTGAATATATTTCTCTCAAAATAAGCCCTCATCATATTCATAAGACAAAAGCAGAACATAAACATGCCATTTTTGTTCTATGTAAAATTATTGCTCAGTTAATGGCTGATAAGGATAATACATCCATTCCGGATAATGTGCGCAATTCTCTTTCAGATTTAGTAGAAAGATCTGAAGCGGAACTTGGTGCAAAATAA
- a CDS encoding methanogenesis marker 16 metalloprotein, with protein MSKNRTIDEINQKIINDDANIFTAEEFKKLIKNDETPSFDEVDVVTCGTCGVMSGTAAILNFIATDPGIFIRANEVYLNGVPAYAGPCPNEWLGSVDVILHGTAHSIYDESYGGGFLLKDILEGKEIDVRIESAEGKTIENSISLKDITRAQIIGARMAFKNYTAFTNPHNKAVSSIFSAVALEGNLRGLTFSGCGDLNPLQNDISQNVIKEGTRVLLNGAQGYVLGNGTRSSPEKPNLMLSADLTQMDSYYIGGFKTGQGGEVYDTVAVPIPVLNEEIYNNLLITDDEVDIPVSDIKGRHLPLDETNYKKLWADYSLRPQYDRSKCLECDSCIVEEICPTNAFAGERLNLAYCFGCGMCANYCPNEAFDMNTGSVDLTINNKDVNIPIICRQSDRLRANKLSLKLKKMIQNQEFKL; from the coding sequence TTGAGTAAAAATAGGACAATTGATGAAATAAACCAAAAAATTATCAATGATGATGCTAATATTTTCACCGCTGAAGAATTTAAAAAGCTCATAAAAAATGATGAAACACCAAGTTTTGATGAAGTGGATGTGGTTACCTGCGGAACCTGTGGTGTAATGAGCGGTACTGCTGCTATATTGAACTTTATAGCAACTGATCCAGGAATATTCATAAGGGCAAATGAAGTTTACTTAAACGGAGTTCCGGCATATGCAGGGCCTTGTCCGAACGAATGGCTGGGGTCTGTTGATGTGATTCTTCACGGAACAGCACATTCAATTTACGATGAAAGTTATGGTGGAGGATTCCTGCTAAAAGACATTCTTGAAGGAAAAGAGATTGATGTGAGAATTGAAAGTGCGGAAGGCAAGACTATTGAAAATTCAATATCCTTAAAAGATATTACAAGAGCACAGATAATTGGTGCCCGTATGGCATTTAAAAATTACACTGCATTTACAAACCCTCACAACAAGGCAGTTTCATCGATTTTTTCTGCAGTTGCTCTTGAAGGAAACTTAAGAGGATTAACATTTTCCGGATGCGGAGATTTAAATCCTCTTCAAAACGACATTTCCCAAAACGTTATAAAGGAAGGTACAAGGGTTCTTTTAAATGGGGCTCAGGGGTATGTGCTTGGAAACGGAACAAGGTCTTCTCCTGAAAAACCGAACCTGATGCTGTCAGCGGATTTGACTCAAATGGATTCATATTATATTGGTGGTTTTAAAACAGGCCAGGGCGGAGAAGTTTATGATACTGTGGCGGTTCCAATACCTGTATTGAATGAGGAGATTTATAACAATTTGCTTATAACTGATGATGAAGTCGATATTCCGGTATCGGATATTAAAGGACGTCATCTGCCTCTTGATGAGACAAATTACAAAAAACTATGGGCGGACTATAGCTTAAGGCCTCAGTATGACAGGAGCAAATGTCTTGAATGTGATTCATGTATTGTAGAGGAAATATGTCCAACAAATGCATTTGCAGGTGAAAGACTGAATCTCGCTTACTGTTTCGGATGCGGAATGTGTGCCAATTATTGTCCCAACGAAGCATTTGACATGAATACAGGAAGTGTTGATTTGACAATCAATAATAAAGATGTCAATATTCCAATAATCTGCAGACAGTCTGATAGATTAAGGGCCAATAAATTATCATTGAAATTAAAGAAAATGATTCAAAATCAGGAGTTTAAATTATAA